One stretch of Podospora bellae-mahoneyi strain CBS 112042 chromosome 2, whole genome shotgun sequence DNA includes these proteins:
- a CDS encoding hypothetical protein (EggNog:ENOG503PG7N) encodes MIDHHLGQETAQILSSSCSSVLLSSSFYRLSLCPVSTTVPSAVSITLLGDLPLVTTTTTPLPAKMLDPLYGLATLSSWTPTFDPSSTTIITTTTTLPEQRDPSMLDNSSSSDCYWIRLFLKVSILCGWFSERIRSYARLCQEACQEQSEERRLWTLNPDHPSSSLIPIHSSSLLRPLPRGSPTTFPKFRLLPAELRQQIWAEALPKSRIMLLQLPKQNNHISNLTGDWLHKFSSRPRRDTTTTTSTTRLARGRSFSSREGEKYSFATTSSSYPSSKSNIFTCSTPPPVLLSVCSESRLAALKRYRLGLAPRGHPQPRIYVDLSTDVIGLSNEVMSSTSGKNLIRLTPDMRLVRHVCLAGQNAGGFMSSRGALVLDSVESLVVVENGLFGSGMVPRVAGLDWEYWVRWQCRKGLARFGFGGERFGVRGGVSTRETWEGKGFGMG; translated from the coding sequence ATGATagaccaccacctcggccaaGAAACAGCACAAATTTTGTCATCATCGTGCTCATCTGTACTCTTGTCCTCATCGTTCTACAGGCTGAGTCTCTGCCCGGTATCGACTACGGTCCCCTCCGCGGTATCGATCACCCTCCTTGGTGATCTTCCGCTCGtaacaaccacaacaacaccactaCCCGCAAAAATGCTGGACCCCCTCTACGGCctcgccaccctctcctcctggaCACCCACCTTTGacccctccagcaccacaatcatcaccaccaccaccaccctccccgagcAGCGGGACCCCTCCATGCtggacaacagcagcagctccgACTGCTACTGGATCCGGCTCTTCCTCAAAGTATCCATCCTCTGCGGCTGGTTCAGCGAGCGAATCCGGTCCTACGCCCGGTTATGTCAAGAAGCCTGCCAAGAACAATCTGAAGAGCGCCGCCTCTGGACCCTCAACCCAgaccacccctcctcttcccttaTCCCAATccattcctcctccctcctccgccccctaCCCAGAGgatccccaacaacctttCCCAAatttcgcctcctccccgccgaaCTCAGACAGCAAATCTGGGCCGAAGCGCTCCCCAAATCACGCATcatgctcctccagctccccaagcaaaacaatcacatctccaacctcacaGGCGATTGGCTGCACAAGTTTTCATCCCGTCCAAGAagagacaccaccaccaccaccagcaccactcGTCTCGCCAGGGGTAGATCTTTTTCGTCTCGTGAAGGGGAGAAATACTCCTtcgccaccacctcgtcctcctacccctcttccaaatccaacaTCTTCACCTGCAGCACACCTCCCCCGGTACTACTGTCTGTCTGCTCCGAATCGCGACTTGCCGCGCTCAAGAGGTATCGTCTCGGACTTGCTCCACGTGGACACCCCCAGCCGAGGATCTACGTTGATCTTTCGACCGACGTCATTGGTTTGTCGAATGAGGTCATGTCGTCAACCTCTGGGAAGAATTTGATCAGGCTGACGCCGGATATGAGGCTTGTCAGGCATGTCTGCCTGGCTGGGCAGAACGCGGGGGGGTTCATGAGCTCGAGGGGGGCGCTGGTGTTGGATTCGGTGgagagcttggtggtggtggagaatgGGTTATTTGGGAGCGGGATGGTGCCTAGGGTTGCGGGGCTGGATTGGGAGTATTGGGTTCGGTGGCAGTGTaggaaggggttggcgaggtttgggtttgggggggagaggtttggggtgagggggggggttagtaCGAGGGAGActtgggaggggaaggggtttgggatggggtaA
- the naa20 gene encoding N-alpha-acetyltransferase 20 (BUSCO:EOG09264ABT; COG:S; EggNog:ENOG503P2GK) produces the protein MANFRRFRPDDLNKLSKCNLDPLTETYELSFYLQYYAKWPSLFQVAEDENGNIIGYIMGKLESSPDVYKFSEHYLPWHAHITAVTVAPEARRLGIGKLLTEQLEAAGDAGNAWFVDLFVRKTNYKAIKFYESMGYSIFRVVKEYYGDHSTDPTQASEDAYDMRKPLKRDVKKEHIRADGEKHEVDPTDVW, from the exons ATGGCCAACTTTCGCCGGTTCAGGCCTGACGACCTGAACAAGCTATCAAAATGCAACCTGGATCCTCTCACAGAGACATATGAACTGTCCTTCTATCTTCAGTATTACGCAAAATGGCCATCACTCTTCCAGGTTGCTGAAGACGAGAATGGAAACATTATCGGATACA TAATGGGAAAGCTCGAGTCGTCTCCTGACGTCTACAAATTCTCAGAGCATTATCTTCCTTGGCACGCCCACATCACAGCCGTCACCGTGGCCCCTGAGGCTCGCCGTCTTGGTATCGGCAAGCTCCTTACAGAGCAGCTCGAGGCCGCTGGTGATGCCGGAAACGCCTGGTTCGTCGACTTGTTTGTTCGCAAGACAAACTACAAGGCCATCAAATTCTATGAAAGTATGGGCTACAGTATTTTCAGGGTGGTCAAGGAGTACTATGGCGACCATTCAACCGACCCCACTCAGGCCAGCGAGGATGCCTACGATATGCGAAAACCATTGAAGAGAGATGTCAAAAAAGAGCACATCAGGGCTGATGGGGAGAAGCATGAGGTTGACCCAACCGACGTGTGGTGA
- a CDS encoding hypothetical protein (EggNog:ENOG503NVPD), with protein MASYTPRHSRHPSLDLSQTTSYSPSRERRQSKASSFADRPGTPLRNGFASSDMDLGMMNGDGGGNGLGNLADELAGLDDDYDDYDDYDEDVPEGEYDDDNELQKSQITTRGNSPHKTPGTNFEDTDDTDLDQKGGQQVRDSGVDIEHSPSRGSSLPHRLRNNSLGVPSPSGKHGHRRKGSAYDGSEYGSESDLDNGGMPPRLIEKMDEVESLARRGTEKTGGPLDGTFQRVTEGLRDLGSQAGVEGGATRLITAHSAVTTHLSHQNRQMHNLSFPLLSPLVAPPDPEAIEELLPMLISLSELMPRPSTTALQSLSSLHSLTTDLVNTLNYLSDTIHMSRQTTNIATRRLKSAKDLVAEIKHDEELREEGERWLAKGKWGERLERRECANVCGEVVGGFEKVCEGWRERLVELARAEEMGQA; from the exons ATGGCGTCGTACACACCGCGCCATTCCCGGCATCCATCTCTCGACCTCAGCCAAACCACTTCGTACTCTCCCTCCCGCGAGCGCCGCCAGTccaaagcctcctccttcgccgACCGCCCCGGGACACCCCTCCGTAACGGTTTCGCCTCGTCTGATATGGATTTGGGAATGATGAacggtgatggcggcggcaacgGCCTTGGCAACCTGGCCGACGAGTTGGCCGGGCTTGACGATGACTACGATGACTATGACGACTACGACGAGGATGTCCCGGAGGGAGagtacgacgacgacaacgagcTACAGAAAAGCCAGATAACCACCCGCGGAAACAGCCCACACAAAACACCGGGAACTAATTTCGAGGATACGGATGACACAGACCTGGACCAGAAAGGTGGCCAGCAGGTGCGGGATAGCGGTGTCGATATAGAGCACAGCCCATCACGAGGAAGCAGTCTCCCACACAGGTTGAGGAATAACAGTCTGGGCGTACCCTCGCCCAGCGGGAAGCACGGGCACAGGAGAAAAGGCAGCGCATATGACGGCAGTGAATATGGCAGCGAGAGCGACCTCGACAATGGCGGGATGCCACCACGCTTAATAGAGAAAATGGATGAGGTGGAAAGTCTGGCGAGACGGGGGACAGAGAAGACGGGAGGGCCGTTGGATGGGACATTTCAGAGGGTTACTGAAGGGCTGCGGGATTTGGGCAGTCAAGCGGgtgtggagggtggtgccaCTAG GTTAATAACCGCCCATTCGGCTGTGACAACTCACCTGAGCCATCAAAACAGACAAATGcacaacctctccttcccgCTCTTGTCGCCCCTGGTAGCACCACCAGATCCGGAGGCTATCGAAGAGCTGTTGCCGATGCTCATCAGTCTTTCGGAACTCATGCCGCGGCCTTCGACAACCGCTCTCCAGTCATTATCCTCGCTTCACAGCCTGACGACGGATCTGGTGAATACGCTCAACTATCTGAGCGACACGATTCACATGTCAAGGCAAACCACCAATATTGCCACAAGAAGGTTAAAGTCGGCAAAAGATCTCGTGGCGGAGATCAAGCATGATGAGGAGctgagagaggaaggggagaggtggcTAGCAAAGGGGAAGTGGGGTGAGAGATTAGAGCGAAGGGAATGTGCGAATGTGTGTGGTGAAGTAGTGGGCGGGTTTGAGAAGGTATGTGAAGgctggagggagaggttggtggagttggCCAGAGCAGAAGAGATGGGTCAAGCTTAA
- the PRS5_1 gene encoding ribose-phosphate pyrophosphokinase (COG:E; COG:F; EggNog:ENOG503NUAS) yields MTRKTSSNMVRNISILSGNSHISLALSICNYLSISPSERILCKFSSGESRCEIQDSVRGKDVYIIQSFGVGEDPNYKVNDYLMEVCIMIAACKGGSARRVTAVLPLFPYSRQPDLAFSKAGAPLRGDKGMVVDGEGKAGSGKAEAYTFESVPVTPHPNIARTAGLGSKGLDMADVVGRVTNSNNNTGGVGYRGGTPSGIQTPPLQLITYGTGNNNNNNNNTFPPPPPGQFTTHDYENPSLMLSLHPPKPNYKQWMAQSGSLVADLLTCSGADRILTCDLHEQTYQGFFDIPVDNLHARPFLCKYISQHILPTTNSVTIISPDAGGAKRATAIADVLNLPFALIHKERRHPKFIPGKKSAKATMMLVGEVKGRTCLLIDDLVDTGNTITRAAKLLKREGAERVVAVVTHGVFSGDALERIESSALDKVVVTNTVDQTAHLRRCGKVEVLDVSGVFGEAVRRVHFGESLAGLFEGEGML; encoded by the coding sequence ATGACAcgcaaaacctcctccaacatgGTCCGCaacatctccatcctctcagGCAACTCCcacatctccctcgccctctctaTCTGCAACtacctctccatctccccctccgagcGCATCCTCTGCAAGTTCTCCTCTGGCGAGTCCCGCTGCGAAATCCAAGACTCCGTCCGAGGGAAAGACGTCTACATCATCCAATCGTTTGGCGTGGGGGAGGATCCAAACTACAAAGTCAATGACTACCTCATGGAAGTCTGCATCATGATCGCGGCGTGCAAAGGCGGGAGCGCAAGGAGGGTAACAGCCGTGTTGCCACTGTTTCCATACAGTCGACAGCCCGACCTGGCTTTCTCCAAGGCAGGGGCACCGCTTCGTGGGGATAAAGGAATGGTGGTAGACGGCGAGGGAAAAGCGGGATCTGGGAAAGCAGAAGCGTACACCTTTGAAAGCGTCCCCGtcaccccccacccaaaTATAGCTCGCACAGCAGGGTTGGGCAGCAAAGGGTTAGACATGGCCGATGTCGTCGGTCGAGTAACCAACAGCAATAACAACACCGGAGGAGTGGGATACCGAGGCGGCACCCCCTCCGGAAtccaaaccccccctttACAACTCATCACCTACGGAacaggcaacaacaacaacaacaacaacaacaccttcccaccacctcccccgggGCAATTTACAACCCACGACTACGaaaacccctccctcatgctctccctccacccccccaaaccaaactACAAACAATGGATGGCCCAATCCGGCTCCCTGGTCGCCGACCTCCTAACTTGCTCAGGCGCAGACCGCATCCTAACCTGCGACCTCCACGAGCAAACCTACCAAGGCTTCTTCGACATCCCCGTCGACAACCTCCACGCCCGCCCCTTTTTGTGCAAATACATCTCCCagcacatcctccccaccaccaattCCGTAACAATCATCTCCCCCGACGCAGGCGGGGCAAAGCgcgccaccgccatcgcAGACGTGTTGAACCTCCCATTCGCCCTGATCCACAAAGAGAGGCGACACCCCAAGTTCATTCCCGGGAAGAAGAGCGCCAAAGCGACAATGATGCTTGTGGGGGAGGTAAAAGGACGGACGTGCTTGTTGATTGATGACTTGGTTGACACGGGGAATACCATCACCAGAGCGGCCAAGCTGTTGAAACGGGAGGGGGctgagagggtggtggctgtggttACGCATGGGGTTTTCTCGGGGGATGCGCTGGAGCGGATCGAGAGTAGCGCCCTcgacaaggtggtggtgaccaACACGGTTGACCAGACGGCGCATTTGAGGAGGTGTGGCAAGGTCGAGGTGCTGGATGTGAGCGGCGTGTTTGGGGAGGCGGTTAGGAGGGTGCACTTTGGGGAGAGCCTTGCTGGTTTgtttgagggggaagggatgTTATAG
- the SPE1 gene encoding Ornithine decarboxylase (COG:E; BUSCO:EOG09261V03; EggNog:ENOG503NVRJ), protein MVMPTLLADRFVSLDYTELTNNHVFLKSCNNGYFEQHNHHHLGEHHHHHEGPTAKELIGNALRQRVESIDHEDCEPGEEDTFFVADLGEVYRQHLRWKMNLPRVKPFYAVKCNPDPMLLKLLAALGNGFDCASKAEIEQVLRMGVDPSRIIYAQPCKTNSYVRYVAQQGVRAMTFDNADELRKIARFYPEAELYLRILTDDTSSLCRLSMKFGASLDSTDGLLALARDLNLNVVGVSFHVGSGASDPSAFLKAVRDSHMVFQQAASYGFSLKTLDVGGGFCADSTFEQMAGVLREALDEYFPAHSGINLIAEPGRFYASAAYTLACNVIARRTIQDTALINNGTTTPDPSYMLYVNDGLYGNFSSIMFDHQHPEAKVLRAGGQTLYDTPAANGMDDRSGVEYSIWGPTCDGIDRITESIRFPVVLDVGDWLYFEDMGAYTKCSATTFNGFSNEHDVIYVCSEPGAKALLDL, encoded by the exons ATGGTTATGCCAACTTTGCTCGCCGATCGCTTCGTATCACTCGATTATACGGAATTAACGAATAATCATGTCTTTTTAAAGAGCTGCAACAATGGCTACTTTGAGcaacacaaccatcaccatttaggtgaacaccaccaccaccatgagGGTCCTACCGCCAAGGAGCTGATTGGCAATGCCCTCCGCCAGCGCGTGGAGAGCATTGACCACGAGGACTGCGAGCCCGGAGAGGAGGACACCTTCTTTGTGGCCGACCTCGGTGAGGTCTACCGCCAGCACCTCCGCTGGAAGATGAACTTGCCTCGCGTCAAGCCCTTCTATG CCGTCAAGTGCAACCCGGACCCTATGCTCCTCAAGTTGCTGGCTGCCCTTGGCAATGGTTTCGATTGCGCCTccaaggccgagattgagcagGTCCTCCGCATGGGAGTTGACCCTTCCCGCATCATCTATGCTCAGCCCTGCAAGACCAACTCGTATGTGCGCTACGTTGCCCAGCAGGGCGTGCGTGCCATGACCTTTGACAATGCCGACGAGCTTCGCAAGATTGCCCGCTTCTACCCCGAGGCCGAGCTTTATCTGCGCATCCTTACCGACGACACGTCGTCCCTTTGCCGCCTCAGCATGAAGTTTGGCGCCTCGCTCGACTCGACTGATGGTCTTTTGGCCTTGGCCCGCGACTTGAACCTTAACGTCGTGGGTGTCAGCTTCCACGTTGGCTCTGGCGCTTCGGACCCCAGCGCTTTCTTGAAGGCCGTCCGTGACTCTCACATGGTCTTTCAGCAGGCTGCTTCTTATGGCTTTTCGCTCAAGACTCTGGATGTCGGCGGTGGCTTCTGCGCCGACAGCACCTTTGAGCAGATGGCTGGTGTTCTCCGTGAAGCTCTCGACGAGTACTTCCCCGCTCACAGCGGTATCAACTTGATTGCTGAGCCCGGCCGTTTCTACGCCTCGGCTGCCTACACTTTGGCCTGCAACGTCATTGCCCGCCGCACCATCCAGGACACCGCCTTGATTAACAATGGCACCACGACTCCCGACCCCAGCTACATGCTATATGTCAACGATGGTCTGTATGGCAACTtcagcagcatcatgttTGATCACCAGCACCCCGAGGCCAAGGTGCTCCGCGCCGGCGGCCAGACTCTGTATGACACTCCCGCCGCCAACGGTATGGACGACCGCAGCGGAGTGGAGTACAGCATCTGGGGCCCGACCTGCGACGGCATCGATCGCATCACCGAGAGCATCCGCTTCCCTGTTGTCCTGGACGTTGGTGACTGGCTCTACTTTGAGGACATGGGTGCCTACACCAAATGCTCCGCCACCACTTTCAACGGCTTTTCCAACGAGCACGACGTCATCTACGTGTGCAGTGAGCCCGGTGCCAAGGCTCTTTTGGACTTGTAA
- the CYM1 gene encoding Mitochondrial presequence protease (EggNog:ENOG503NU36; COG:O; MEROPS:MER0015270), with protein MLRNTVKRSAKAATELSQLPKIGEKVHGFTLLRTKHVPELELTALHLRHDKTGAEHLHIARDDSNNVFSIGFKTNPPDDTGVPHILEHTTLCGSEKYPIRDPFFKMLPRTLSNFMNAFTASDHTFYPFATTNAQDYKNLMSVYLDATLRPLLKKSDFTQEGWRIGPENPQALASGEAQAKPEDKKLVFKGVVYNEMKGQMSDAGYLFYIRFQDHIFPDINNSGGDPQKITDLTYEQLKQFHAEHYHPSNAKIFTYGDMPLADHLREVDAQLGAFEAIRGDLANHRPIDLSSGPREVKLYGPIDPLVDPSKQFKTSVSWVLGDTSDVVESFSLSLISALLTDGYGSPLYKGLIESGLGTDWSPNTGYDSSAKVGIFSIGLTGVQEADVPKLKMAVQDILRQMRDKGFERSKIDGYLHQLELGLKHKTANFGMSLLHRLKPKWFTGVDPFDSLSWNDTLAAFEERYAKGGYLEGLMEKYLLNDNTLTFTMAPSPVFAQELAKEEEFRLKGKIAQAVESAGGEEQAQKAFETQELALLAEQGKSNTEDLSCLPSVHVKDIPRSKEPVGLRNETVEKVKLQLREAPTNGLTYFRAINTLENLPDELRQLIPLFTDSIMRLGTKDMTMEQLEDLMKLKTGGVSVGYHTASNPLDFKQASEGLIFTGMALDRNVPVMFDLLRKLMVETNFDSPDAAPQIRQLLQAGADGVVNDIASSGHAYARRAAEAGLSWDAFIREQVNGLSQVKLITSLASRPESDQLVDVINKLKQIQQFALAGNIRASITCDTESVSNNTAALSKFLGSVPQKPATFHARPATQFARNIKSFYPLPYQVYYGALALPTVSYTSPDNAPLQVLSSLLTHKHLHHEIREKGGAYGGGAYSRALDGIFGFYSYRDPNPVNTINIMRSAGQWAVDKKWSDRDLEDAKISIFQGVDAPRAVNEEGMSNFLYGITEEMKQKRREQLLDVSKDQVREVAQKYIVGALEKQAERLVFLGEKRDFVDDSWTVNEMDIGGSA; from the exons atGCTTCGCAACACGGTCAAACGCAGCGCAAAAGCTGCCACGGAGCTCTCGCAGCTTCCCAAGATCGGCGAGAAAGTTCACGGCTTCACACTATTGCGGACGAAGCATGTGCCAGAGCTGGAACTGACGGCACTGCACCTGCGGCATGACAAGACGGGTGCCGAACATCTCCATATTGCGCGAGACGACAGCAACAATGTCTTCTCAATCGGTTTCAAGACTAACCCACCGGATGACACCGGTGTCCCGCATATCCTGGAGCACACCACGCTCTGTGGTAGTGAAAA ATATCCTATTCGTGACCCATTCTTCAAGATGCTCCCAcgcaccctctccaacttcATGAACGCTTTTACGGCCTCGGACCACACATTCTACCCCTTCGCCACGACCAACGCCCAGGATTACAAGAACCTCATGTCGGTTTACCTAGATGCCACACTGCGCCCTCTGCTCAAGAAGTCCGACTTTACCCAGGAAGGGTGGCGCATTGGACCAGAGAACCCCCAGGCTCTGGCTTCGGGTGAGGCGCAAGCTAAGCCTGAGGATAAGAAGCTTGTGTTCAAGGGTGTCGTGTATAACGAGATGAAGGGCCAGATGTCTGATGCTGGTTATCTGTTCTACATCCGCTTCCAGGACCACATCTTCCCGGATATCAACAATTCGGGTGGTGATCCTCAAAAAATCACCGACCTGACGTATGAGCAACTCAAGCAGTTTCATGCTGAGCACTACCACCCGAGCAATGCCAAGATCTTCACATATGGTGATATGCCTCTGGCAGATCATTTGCGGGAGGTTGACGCTCAGCTTGGTGCTTTTGAGGCTATCAGAGGTGATTTGGCCAACCACAGGCCTATCGACCTGAGCTCCGGTCCAAGAGAAGTCAAGCTCTATGGACCCATTGACCCCCTGGTGGACCCCAGCAAGCAATTCAAGACTTCTGTTTCTTGGGTCCTCGGCGACACTTCCGATGTAGTAGAgtccttttctctctccttgatctcggcgCTGCTCACGGATGGCTATGGCTCGCCGCTTTACAAGGGGCTCATTGAGAGTGGCCTCGGCACCGATTGGAGTCCCAACACCGGTTACGACAGTTCGGCCAAGGTTGGAATCTTCTCTATCGGTCTGACTGGTGTCCAGGAAGCCGATGTTCCCAAGCTCAAGATGGCCGTGCAGGATATCCTCCGTCAAATGCGGGATAAGGGCTTTGAGCGGTCCAAGATTGATGGCTACCTGCACCAGCTGGAATTGGGTCTGAAGCACAAGACAGCTAATTTTGGCATGTCTCTCCTGCACCGTCTCAAGCCCAAGTGGTTTACGGGAGTCGACCCTTTTGATTCGTTGTCTTGGAATGACACCCTCGCTGCATTTGAGGAGCGTTACGCCAAGGGCGGTTACCTTGAGGGCTTGATGGAGAAGTACCTGTTGAATGACAATACTCTCACATTCACCATGGCCCCATCTCCCGTGTTTGCCCAGGAActcgccaaggaggaggaattcAGGCTGAAGGGCAAGATCGCCCAGGCCGTCGAGTCTGCCGGTGGCGAAGAGCAGGCCCAGAAGGCGTTTGAAACACAGGAGTTGGCTTTGCTGGCTGAGCAAGGAAAGTCCAACACTGAAGATCTCAGCTGCCTCCCAAGCGTACATGTCAAGGACATTCCACGATCGAAAGAGCCTGTTGGGCTCAGGAACGAGACTGTCGAGAAGGTCAAGCTTCAGTTGCGGGAAGCGCCCACAAACGGCCTTACATACTTCCGGGCGATCAACACGCTGGAGAACCTGCCAGATGAGCTTCGGCAGCTTATTCCTCTCTTTACTGACTCTATCATGCGTCTTGGTACCAAGGACATGACAATGGAGCAGTTGGAGGATctgatgaagttgaagacTGGCGGCGTGTCGGTGGGATATCACACAGCCTCGAACCCTTTGGACTTCAAGCAGGCGAGCGAGGGTCTTATTTTCACAGGCATGGCCCTGGACAGAAATGTTCCCGTCATGTTTGATCTGCTTCGCAAGCTGATGGTCGAGACCAACTTTGACAGCCCAGACGCCGCCCCGCAGATCCGGCAGCTTCTCCaggctggtgctgatggcgTTGTCAACGACATTGCCTCTTCTGGTCATGCCTATGCCCGCAGAGCAGCTGAAGCGGGCTTGTCGTGGGATGCTTTTATTCGGGAGCAGGTCAACGGTTTGTCGCAAGTCAAGTTGATAACGAGCCTGGCAAGTCGGCCTGAATCGGACCAGCTCGTCGATGTGATCAACAAGTTGAAGCAGATCCAGCAGTTTGCTCTTGCAGGGAACATTCGGGCTTCGATCACTTGTGATACTGAAAGCGTCAGCAACAACACTGCCGCTCTGTCCAAGTTCCTGGGTTCAGTGCCACAAAAGCCTGCCACTTTCCACGCCAGGCCAGCGACCCAGTTTGCGAGAAACATCAAATCGTTCTACCCCCTGCCATATCAGGTTTACTATGGCGCGCTCGCTCTGCCGACAGTCTCCTACACATCGCCTGACAATGCTCCGCTCCAGGTGCTCTCGTCGCTCTTGACTCACAAGCATCTGCATCACGAGATTCGCGAAAAGGGAGGCGCCTACGGTGGCGGTGCATATTCCCGAGCCCTGGACGGCATCTTTGGGTTTTACTCGTACCGCGACCCCAACCCGGTCAACACGATCAACATCATGCGCAGTGCCGGACAATGGGCTGTTGACAAGAAGTGGTCAGACCGGGACCTGGAGGACGCCAAGATTTCCATCTTCCAAGGCGTCGATGCGCCCCGGGCTGTCAACGAGGAGGGCATGAGCAACTTCCTGTACGGAATCACCGAGGAGATGAAGCAGAAGAGGCGCGAGCAGCTTCTCGATGTCTCCAAGGATCAAGTGCGCGAGGTGGCTCAGAAGTATATTGTTGGCGCGCTTGAGAAGCAAGCTGAGCGGCTTGTCTTCCTTGGTGAGAAGCGGGACTTTGTCGACGACTCTTGGACCGTCAACGAGATGGACATTGGCGGGTCTGCTTAA
- a CDS encoding hypothetical protein (COG:Z; EggNog:ENOG503P0JU) — protein sequence MMSNASPLVASPAATAPRPATPAANGVPSQPPPADTVPVANGHAAHTHENRPAPAPPSAAAMTGKKGKQKKPEPTEASKLIAQRISQLELDAAGEKDQEAEIEREVKKANRELHTQTSRMNDLQKIDHLTKRCSDLLAEMKRHERESIKNKKRGDQLQKDKDNTRTELNKTTSLKEKLEKLCRELQKENNKLKNENKTLSDTQIRSQQTWDERYSGLLRRMDDQQEEKDNPRKQVVDMNTEKFFRDRFKSMIDQYELRELHFHSQMRTKELEVQYNLARFEREKKNYEAELTRSRQLNAQVQTFSQTESELRHQLNVYVEKFKQVEDTLNNSNELFMTFRKEMEDMSKKTKRLERENETLKRKHDQVNSNIFKMAEERTKNLSEVEDLKKKVDKLNGIIRQMQQQGRGIPQGLTNPVENGYTEGDLEGDESEYEDEYDEGEEDEEVSDDGDEYDDETEDESQQQQQPQPYGPERPPPAPAATTSTNGHR from the exons ATGATGTCGAACGCCAGCCCCCTCGTGGCCTCACCTGCCGCGACGGCTCCCCGACCAGCTACACCGGCAGCCAACGGAGTTCCGAGTCAACCGCCGCCTGCCGATACAGTCCCCGTCGCGAATGGCCATGCTGCCCACACGCACGAGAACCGGcccgcccccgccccgcCTTCGGCCGCTGCCATgacggggaagaaggggaagcagaagaagccGGAGCCGACCGAGGCCTCGAAGCTCATCGCCCAGCGCATTTCCCAGCTCGAACTCGACGCCGCAGGAGAAAAGGATCAGGAGGCCGAGATTG AACGGGAAGTCAAGAAGGCCAACAGGGAGTTACACACCCAGACCTCTCGGATGAACGACTTGCAAAAGATTGATCATCTGACGAAGCGATGTTCGGATCTTCTGGCTGAGATGAAACGCCACGAGCGAGAAAgcatcaagaacaagaagcgCGGCGACCAGCTCCAGAAGGATAAGGACAACACCCGTACCGAGTTAAATAAGACCACGTCCCTGAAGGAGAAGCTAGAGAAACTCTGCCGGGAACTTCAAAAAGAGAACAACAAGCTTAAG AATGAGAATAAAACACTCAGCGATACCCAAATCCGCAGCCAACAGACATGGGACGAAAGGTATTCTGGGTTGCTTCGCAGGATGGATGaccagcaggaggagaaggacaatCCGCGCAAACAAGTGGTCGACATGAATACGGAAAAATT TTTCCGAGATCGCTTCAAGTCCATGATCGACCAATACGAGCTCCGCGAGTTGCACTTTCATTCCCAGATGCGCACCAAGGAACTCGAGGTCCAGTATAACCTCGCCAGGTTTGAGCGCGAGAAGAAGAACTACGAGGCTGAGCTCACCCGGTCACGCCAGCTTAATGCGCAGGTGCAGACATTTTCCCAGACCGAATCAGAACTGAGACACCAGCTTAACGTGTATGTGGAGAAGTTCAAGCAG GTCGAGGATACTCTGAACAACAGCAATGAGTTGTTTATGACTTTCCGCAAGGAAATGGAGGACATGtccaagaagaccaagaggCTGGAGCGTGAGAACGAGACTCTGAAGCGGAAGCATGACCAggtcaacagcaacatcttCAAAATGGCCGAGGAACGTACCAAGAACCTTAGCGAGGTTGAGgatttgaagaagaaggtggacaAGCTGAATGGCATTATCCGgcagatgcagcagcagggtCGTGGCATTCCCCAGGGTCTCACCAACCCTGTTGAGAATGGGTACACGGAAGGCGACCTCGAGGGTGACGAGAGCGAGTATGAGGATGAGTACgacgagggtgaggaagatgaggaggtcAGCGATGATGGGGACGAGTATGATGATGAGACCGAGGACGagtcgcagcagcagcagcagcctcagcctTATGGCCCCGAAAGACCTCCCCCTGCCCCCGCGGCCACCACTAGCACTAACGGTCATCGCTAG